From a region of the Oncorhynchus keta strain PuntledgeMale-10-30-2019 chromosome 13, Oket_V2, whole genome shotgun sequence genome:
- the LOC118392081 gene encoding uncharacterized protein LOC118392081, producing the protein MTTEQQKRYDPKDTTLKFVTRQDDITLDDDPDSLRAEMSCGHAVTPQSLTAWCRSLLDQDQYKFKCPALKDGTLVKCCEAWAYSEVRRLAVLTADEMQYFEKKMAILAATEYCEYKQCPGCNTYVERADLSNLNVRCSVCTADKGHVYEFCWQCLKQWKGPGPRSDRCDNDGCTNKELQLLMNCPTTSLPQVEGVTACPSIRACPTCGQMVEHDKTGCKNIICTRCNVEFCFVCLKLKPECLKTSSHYRACSAGVAPRQTSIPTWHRS; encoded by the exons ATGACAACCGAGCAGCAGAAGCGCTATGACCCCAAAGACACCACGCTCAAGTTTGTCACTAGACAGGATGATATCA CTCTGGATGATGACCCTGACTCCTTGAGGGCAGAGATGTCCTGTGGTCATGCAGTCACACCTCAGTCACTGACCGCATGGTGCCGCAGCCTACTGGACCAG GATCAGTATAAGTTCAAGTGCCCTGCGCTTAAAGATGGCACCTTGGTGAAGTGTTGTGAGGCGTGGGCTTACTCTGAGGTGCGTAGGCTGGCTGTTCTGACTGCAGATGAGATGCAGTACTTTGAGAAGAAAATGGCCATCCTGGCTGCTACAGAATACTGTGAATACAAACAA TGCCCTGGGTGCAACACCTATGTTGAGAGAGCAGATCTATCCAATCTCAATGTCCGCTGCTCAGTGTGCACTGCAGACAAAGGCCATGTCTATGAGTTCTGCTGGCAGTGTCTGAAGCAGTGGAAAGGTCCCGGCCCCCGCTCTGACCGCTGTGACAATGATGGCTGCACTAATAAGGAGCTGCAGCTGCTGATGAATTGCCCCACCACTTCTTTGCCCCAGGTGGAGGGGGTCACCGCATGCCCCTCAATTCGAGCCTGTCCAACCTGTGGCCAGATGGTGGAGCATGATAAAACCGGCTGCAAAAACATAATCTGCACTCGCTGTAATGTAGAGTTCTGCTTTGTGTGCCTTAAGCTCAAGCCTGAGTGCCTGAAGACAAGTTCACACTACAGAGCTTGCTCTGCTGGAGTGGCTCCTCGGCAGACCTCTATACCCACATGGCATAGAAGCTAA
- the LOC118392082 gene encoding uncharacterized protein LOC118392082 isoform X1 has protein sequence MRQDCNYQMDTMKLGRRKGAQFIDDHRAELIQRVSPVEPIADVMLSQGLIHPEVNSNILAARTSQDKMRTLYGAMSTQPQKEALYSILVKNYSWVTQDVHRMRILPLGKTCAGRSASGNTILVEGLRQERMAISMGHTEEEMNNTRVLQLKQNVVERGPERPSRKSAKFHVRVNGLRGEIMEIDVGQSEEEMNNTTVLQLKQKIAQRLPGWDIDTLTMRYTCKTLEDSRLLSCYGIQDKSLINLVLDKYRE, from the exons atgagacaagactgtaactatcaaatggataccatgaaattggggagaagaaaag GAGCCCAGTTTATAGATGATCACAGGGCAGAGCTTATTCAGAGGGTCAGTCCGGTAGAGCCCATTGCAGATGTCATGCTCTCACAGGGACTGATCCATCCAGAGGTTAATTCTAACATCCTGGCTGCCAGAACCAGCCAGGACAAAATGAGGACGCTATACGGAGCCATGTCCACTCAACCCCAGAAGGAGGCACTCTACAGCATCCTGGTGAAGAACTATTCTTGGGTCACTCAGGACGTCC ATAGAATGAGGATATTGCCGCTGGGAAAAACTTGTGCTGGGAGGAGTGCATCAGGAAACACAATCCTTG TGGAAGGACTGAGACAGGAGAGAATGGCAATCAGCATGGGCCacacagaggaggagatgaaCAATACCAGAGTGCTGCAGCTGAAACAGAATGTTGTCGAGCGAGGGCCAGAGAGACCATCAAGGAAGTCAG CAAAATTCCACGTTAGAGTGAATGGACTGAGAGGGGAGATAATGGAAATCGACGTGGGCCaatcagaggaggagatgaacAATACCACAGTGCTGCAGCTGAAACAGAAAATTGCCCAGAGACTTCCAGGCTGGGACATAG ATACCCTGACGATGAGATACACATGCAAGACTCTGGAAGACTCACGCCTGCTCTCCTGTTACGGAATCCAGGACAAGTCTCTCATTAATCTAGTGCTTGATAAATATAGAGAATAG
- the LOC118392082 gene encoding uncharacterized protein LOC118392082 isoform X2: protein MTTQQQEGAQFIDDHRAELIQRVSPVEPIADVMLSQGLIHPEVNSNILAARTSQDKMRTLYGAMSTQPQKEALYSILVKNYSWVTQDVHRMRILPLGKTCAGRSASGNTILVEGLRQERMAISMGHTEEEMNNTRVLQLKQNVVERGPERPSRKSAKFHVRVNGLRGEIMEIDVGQSEEEMNNTTVLQLKQKIAQRLPGWDIDTLTMRYTCKTLEDSRLLSCYGIQDKSLINLVLDKYRE, encoded by the exons Atgacaacccagcagcaggagg GAGCCCAGTTTATAGATGATCACAGGGCAGAGCTTATTCAGAGGGTCAGTCCGGTAGAGCCCATTGCAGATGTCATGCTCTCACAGGGACTGATCCATCCAGAGGTTAATTCTAACATCCTGGCTGCCAGAACCAGCCAGGACAAAATGAGGACGCTATACGGAGCCATGTCCACTCAACCCCAGAAGGAGGCACTCTACAGCATCCTGGTGAAGAACTATTCTTGGGTCACTCAGGACGTCC ATAGAATGAGGATATTGCCGCTGGGAAAAACTTGTGCTGGGAGGAGTGCATCAGGAAACACAATCCTTG TGGAAGGACTGAGACAGGAGAGAATGGCAATCAGCATGGGCCacacagaggaggagatgaaCAATACCAGAGTGCTGCAGCTGAAACAGAATGTTGTCGAGCGAGGGCCAGAGAGACCATCAAGGAAGTCAG CAAAATTCCACGTTAGAGTGAATGGACTGAGAGGGGAGATAATGGAAATCGACGTGGGCCaatcagaggaggagatgaacAATACCACAGTGCTGCAGCTGAAACAGAAAATTGCCCAGAGACTTCCAGGCTGGGACATAG ATACCCTGACGATGAGATACACATGCAAGACTCTGGAAGACTCACGCCTGCTCTCCTGTTACGGAATCCAGGACAAGTCTCTCATTAATCTAGTGCTTGATAAATATAGAGAATAG